From a region of the Ovis aries strain OAR_USU_Benz2616 breed Rambouillet chromosome 10, ARS-UI_Ramb_v3.0, whole genome shotgun sequence genome:
- the POLR1D gene encoding DNA-directed RNA polymerases I and III subunit RPAC2, producing the protein MEEDQELERKMSGMKTSMAEGERKTALEMVQAAGTDRHCVTFVLHEEDHTLGNSLRYMIMKNPEVEFCGYTTTHPSESKINLRIQTRGALPAVEPFQRGLTELMNVCQHVLDKFEASIKEYKDQKASRNEATF; encoded by the exons ATGGAAGAGGACCAGGAGCTGGAGAG AAAAATGTCTGGAATGAAGACCTCAATGGCTGAAGGCGAGAGGAAGACAGCCCTGGAGATGGTCCAGGCGGCTGGGACAGATAGACACTGTGTGACATTTGTGTTGCACGAGGAGGACCATACCCTAGGAAATTCTCTTCGGTACATGATCATGAAGAACCCGGAAGTGGAATTCTGTGGTTACACTACAACCCATCCTTCAGAGAGCAAAATTAACTTGCGCATACAGACCCGAGGTGCCCTCCCCGCGGTCGAGCCCTTTCAGAGAGGCCTGACTGAGCTCATGAATGTCTGCCAGCATGTGCTTGACAAGTTCGAGGCCAGCATAAAGGAATATAAAGATCAAAAGGCCAGCAGAAACGAAGCCACATTCTAG